Proteins from a genomic interval of Papaver somniferum cultivar HN1 chromosome 4, ASM357369v1, whole genome shotgun sequence:
- the LOC113276633 gene encoding chlorophyll a-b binding protein 7, chloroplastic-like, producing the protein MASVCTSSAIAAVAISSSSQKSSGTTLGATKASFLVGQKFRQTSSAFVKASRSTFSVSAAAATNSERPLWFPGSTPPAWLDGSLPGDFGFDPLGLSSDPESLKWNQQAELVHCRWAMLGAAGIFIPEFLTKIGILNTPSWYTAGEQEYFTDTTTLFVIELVLIGWAEGRRWADILKPGSVNTDPVFPNNKLTGTDVGYPGGLWFDPLGWGSASPEKLKELRTKEIKNGRLAMLAVMGAWFQAQYTGVGPIDNLFAHLADPGHATIFQAFTPQ; encoded by the exons atggcGTCTGTTTGCACTTCTTCTGCTATTGCAGCTGTTGCCATCTCTTCCAGTTCTCAGAAGAGTAGTGGAACTACTTTGGGAGCAACAAAGGCTTCTTTCCTTGTTGGACAAAAATTTAGACAAACAAGTAGCGCTTTTGTAAAAGCTTCAAGAAGTACCTTCTCCGTCTCTGCTGCAGCAGCTACCAATTCCGAACGCCCTCTTTGGTTCCCAGGAAGCACCCCTCCAGCATGGCTCGACGGCAG CCTACCAGGAGACTTTGGATTTGATCCTCTTGGACTTTCATCAGACCCAGAGAGTTTAAAGTGGAACCAACAAGCAGAATTAGTTCACTGCAGATGGGCAATGTTAGGTGCTGCTGGTATTTTCATTCCAGAATTTCTAACAAAGATTGGCATCCTAAACACACCATCATGGTACACTGCTGGTGAGCAAGAATACTTCACAGACACAACCACTCTCTTTGTTATCGAACTCGTCCTCATCGGTTGGGCAGAAGGTAGAAGATGGGCAGATATCCTTAAACCCGGTTCCGTCAACACTGATCCCGTCTTCCCTAACAACAAGCTCACCGGGACTGATGTCGGTTACCCCGGTGGACTTTGGTTTGACCCACTTGGCTGGGGTTCTGCTTCCCCTGAGAAACTCAAGGAATTGAGAACTAAGGAGATCAAGAATGGAAGATTGGCTATGTTGGCAGTCATGGGTGCTTGGTTTCAAGCTCAATACACTGGTGTTGGTCCCATTGACAACCTCTTTGCCCATCTTGCTGACCCTGGTCATGCCACCATTTTCCAA GCATTCACCCCACAATAA